The Terriglobus sp. TAA 43 sequence ACGTGACAGCGCGTGCGTGGACGCGGTCCGGGCCGAATTCAACGACAGCAACAAAGCTGTTACCGCTGGTGCCGTAACGCTTCTTCGTGTTGGGATAGCTGCGCGCCGCGAACGCCGCTAGCGATCCCCATGTGGACGCAGTGAAGGGAATTGCGATGCTGGGCTGCGCGTCGTCAAAGTGCGGCACGATGCTGTCATCCAGCCGCTGATAACGATTCACTTCGCCCCACGGCTTCTGCCATGTACCGAAGTCTTCGGTTAGCTTGTCCGTAGCTTTTTGCAGACCGGCGAGCAGGTCGGCCGGTGACACGTTGGCTACGACGTACTCCTCCCACAACATACCGGCGCGGCGAGATGCCAGAGCTACGGGCATGCCGCTGGCTTCGCCCCAATAAACGGCGAGCGTGGTGGCGACGGAGTCGGCGGCCCACTTGTCATCCCACTTGCGTAGGACTTCGATCTGCGGTGCGAGCTTTGCGCGTTGTGGATTGTCCTGCGGCAGTGCGTCGTATGCCTTGAGCAATTCAGGAATCGTTGTTGCGAAGTAGGGAAGATACGGATCGAATGCGGTGGTCAGCAGCGAGTCCAGCGTGAAGTCTTTGCGATCGTTAAGCACCTTAACCATGTGAATGCCGCGTGCCGTTTCCGTGCCTTGCTCCACGTAGGGCGGGTAGTCCTTCTTCTTCAGTGAGCTTTCGCCGGAGCCGCTCCACGGTGCATTGTTCACGTTCTCAATCCAGCCACTGTGCGGATTGCGAAGCTGCGGAATCTGTTCAAGCCCAGTGAGCCCCTGCCAGTCAGTTGCGGGATTCGTTCCATCGACGGGCTTGGTGTAATCGAAGCGCGTGTCGCGCTCCGGGATGTAGTTGCCGTGCCAGTAGGCGATGTCGCCGTCGGCGCTGGCAAAGATGGTGTTATTCGATGAGTTCGCCATCAACTCCATCGTCTTCTTGTATTCGCCATAGCTGCGTGCCTTGGTGCGGAGGAAGCTTTGCTCCAGCGCTTTGATCGGAATGTTCATCAATCCGACTGAGACCCATTGATCACCTTCTTTGCGCACGATGGGGCCGCGATGATCAGAGATCCCTTCAAAGCTGCGCGACTTCGTGGAGCCATCGGCGGCTTTGTATTTCAGCGTGATGGTGCGGCGTGTGAAGGGCTTTGTCTCTGCGCCGTACTTGTAGCCGATAACGTTATCGCCGATCTTCACGATGGTGTTCTTGAATTCGTCTACGGCGTCCACG is a genomic window containing:
- a CDS encoding penicillin acylase family protein: MKRLILAAFALTASFAFAQKGAVDYRLSEQQRWAAHSHAITITRDTWGIAHVKGKTDADAVFGMIYTQCEDDFNRVETNYLVSLGRVSEADGESKLWQDLRQQLFIDPAVLKRDFNESPDWLKALMEAWADGANFYLAKHPNIKPRALTHFEPWMALSFTEGSIGGDIERVNLKSLEDFYGASSATKQGRIDTHNAVVAQLAQVNRDVEPGGSNGAAIAPANTANHHALLLINPHTSFFFRSELQMQSEEGLNAYGAVTWGQIFIYQGFNDRVGWMHTSSNVDAVDEFKNTIVKIGDNVIGYKYGAETKPFTRRTITLKYKAADGSTKSRSFEGISDHRGPIVRKEGDQWVSVGLMNIPIKALEQSFLRTKARSYGEYKKTMELMANSSNNTIFASADGDIAYWHGNYIPERDTRFDYTKPVDGTNPATDWQGLTGLEQIPQLRNPHSGWIENVNNAPWSGSGESSLKKKDYPPYVEQGTETARGIHMVKVLNDRKDFTLDSLLTTAFDPYLPYFATTIPELLKAYDALPQDNPQRAKLAPQIEVLRKWDDKWAADSVATTLAVYWGEASGMPVALASRRAGMLWEEYVVANVSPADLLAGLQKATDKLTEDFGTWQKPWGEVNRYQRLDDSIVPHFDDAQPSIAIPFTASTWGSLAAFAARSYPNTKKRYGTSGNSFVAVVEFGPDRVHARAVTCGGESGHPDSKHFNDQQDRYASGDFREVMYYPDQLRGHVERTYHPGE